The sequence GGTGCACAAGGCGCTCGAGGACGACGTGCCCCTCTTCGCGATCTGCCGCGGCCTCCAGGTGGTGAACGTCGCGCTCGGTGGCAGCCTTCACCAGGAGATCAGGGACCAGCTCGGAAGCCCGATCGAGCACAGCCAGAAGGAGCCGCGCGAACAGCCGACGCACGACGTGAAGGTGATGGGCGAGGGCACGCGCCTGGGGAAGATCCTCGGCGCCCTCGAGCTCCGCGTGAACAGCATGCACCACCAGGCGATCAAGACGCTCGGGCGCGGCGTGCGCGACGTCGCCTGGGCGCCCGACGGCGTCATCGAAGCCGCGGAGCTCGAGGACCGGGCGCGCTTCCTGGTCGGCGTGCAGTGGCACCCGGAGGACCTCGTCGGCCACGACCCCGCCGCGCGGAAGCTCTTCGCGGCGCTCATCGCCGAGGCCCGCGGCCGGAACGGCTAGGCGATCTCCCAGCGCGAGGGCGCGTCCTTCACGATGGTCTCGCTCACCCGCCCCTCGCGCTTCAGCTTCTTCAAGTGGGACTCGACCGACATCGCGGCCATCGCGTGGAGCGCCTTCGGCACCTCGGCGTAGATCCGCTCCACCATCGCGGGGATCGTCGTGAGCCCGTCCCCCAGCGCCGCGAGGATCTGCCGCTCGCGCAGCATCCGGTGGTCGATGTACTCCTGGATCTTCGCCGGCGCGTCCGCGATGACGGGACCGTGCGCCGGGTAGATGCGGCGGACGTCGAGCCGCTGGAGACGCCGGAGCGAGGCGAGATAGTCGCCGAGGTCGCCGTCCTCCGACGGGATGACCGTCGTCGAGCCGCCGAGGATCACGTCGCCGGTGAAGACGGCCTTCTCCTCGACGAGGTAGTAGCAGAGGTGGTCGGAGGCGTGGCCGGGCGTGTGGATCGGCATCAGCGTCACGCCCTCGCCCTCGACCTTCTGGCCGTCGCGCAGGTCGTCCATCGGCTCGGGGAGCCCGCTGTCCTTGTGGATCATCTTCGCCACGCGGAGGCCGCGGAAGCGCCCGCGGAGCTGGCCGACGCCGCCCATGTGGTCGCGGTGGCGGTGCGTGAGGATGACGCGCGAGGGCTGGCTGAAGCCGCGCTCGCCGAGGTAGCGCTCCATGAGCGGCAGGTAGTCGGCCACGCCCGCGCCCGTGTCGATCAGGATCGGGTCGCGCCGGCCGACGAGGTAGGTGTTGGTGCCCGGCCCCGTCATCATGCCGGGGTTGAGGCCGAGCACGCGCCCCACCAGCGCGGACACGGTCGCCGTCCTCGGAAACGCCGGATCGATCCAGCTCACGCCCGTCAGTCTCTCACACGCCCAGGTAACGGTGCTGGACGTCCTCGCGCGCGCGGAGCTCGGCCGAGCCGCCGCGCCAGACGATCTGCCCCTTCTCGATGATGTAGTGCGCGTCGGCGATGCGCGTCAGCGCGACCAGGTCCTTGTCGATCAGGAGGATCGCCTGGCCGCGCGCCTTCAGCCGCTCGACGCAGCGCCAGATCTCGGCGCGAACGAGCGGCGCCAGGCCCTCCGTCGCCTCGTCGAGGATCAGGAGCCGCGGGT comes from Candidatus Methylomirabilota bacterium and encodes:
- a CDS encoding gamma-glutamyl-gamma-aminobutyrate hydrolase family protein — protein: MPAPLIGVSTSVTVNKAPERAYVNTAYLSAVQQAGGVPVLLAPGLDASALRTLWERLDGLVLTGGGDIDPARFGEPRHPTTDDVSESRDALELGLVHKALEDDVPLFAICRGLQVVNVALGGSLHQEIRDQLGSPIEHSQKEPREQPTHDVKVMGEGTRLGKILGALELRVNSMHHQAIKTLGRGVRDVAWAPDGVIEAAELEDRARFLVGVQWHPEDLVGHDPAARKLFAALIAEARGRNG
- a CDS encoding MBL fold metallo-hydrolase, whose product is MSWIDPAFPRTATVSALVGRVLGLNPGMMTGPGTNTYLVGRRDPILIDTGAGVADYLPLMERYLGERGFSQPSRVILTHRHRDHMGGVGQLRGRFRGLRVAKMIHKDSGLPEPMDDLRDGQKVEGEGVTLMPIHTPGHASDHLCYYLVEEKAVFTGDVILGGSTTVIPSEDGDLGDYLASLRRLQRLDVRRIYPAHGPVIADAPAKIQEYIDHRMLRERQILAALGDGLTTIPAMVERIYAEVPKALHAMAAMSVESHLKKLKREGRVSETIVKDAPSRWEIA